In the Malus domestica chromosome 16, GDT2T_hap1 genome, one interval contains:
- the LOC103404041 gene encoding actin-related protein 9-like, producing MGAQVTSVICIEHSWIMPKSGRVGLPLWSSTYDNVSVVSSIVHDGAALPNTEKTLPFGGEDISRCLLWTQRHHQTWPQIRTDMFTKLIDLLMRNRLKESYCEIKEGELDAVGVVHSYEDGMPAGSRKTRLTALNMHILLLLVFGFVTMRTC from the exons CACAGCTGGATTATGCCTAAATCAGGTAGAGTTGGTCTTCCTCTTTGGTCTTCCACTTATGATAATGTATCAGTTGTCTCTTCTATTGTCCACGATGGAGCAGCTTTACCTAATACAGAGAAAACTTTACCTTTTGGTGGAGAG GACATATCAAGATGCCTTCTTTGGACTCAGAGACATCATCAGACATGGCCACAAATTCGTACTGACATGTTCACCAAGCTGATAGATCTCTTGATGCGTAACAGACTAAAAGAGTCTTATTGTGAGATTAAA GAGGGGGAGCTAGATGCTGTTGGTGTAGTTCATTCTTATGAAGATGGTATGCCAGCTGGATCTCGTAAGACAAGATTAACTGCTCTCAAT ATGCatatcctcctcctcctggtGTTTG GTTTCGTGACTATGAGGACATGCTAG